A genomic segment from Arcobacter acticola encodes:
- a CDS encoding ferredoxin-thioredoxin reductase catalytic domain-containing protein, translating into MIRKIDINSEEFQLELELTKQFTDKVVADHGFSYNPDDEINESIQMGLSRNKMIYGKRFCPCFMVIGETAKEQETSENRLCPCTPALTNEIPSKGSCHCGIFCTVEKAQEIEKENDTHDAIATHSRGLSKDECEKLLTKNEVNSQELESLLEARELGFVKFNLVDTREWMEWVGTRIKGTDYLIPTTSFYQALERITDQKSTSVVVYCHSGSRSAYCQRIMKDLGFKSVANLDYGISSFGGQRESGDN; encoded by the coding sequence ATGATTAGAAAAATAGATATAAATAGTGAAGAATTTCAATTGGAACTTGAGTTAACAAAACAATTTACAGATAAAGTAGTTGCTGATCATGGATTCTCTTATAATCCAGATGATGAGATTAATGAATCTATTCAAATGGGTCTTTCTAGAAATAAAATGATTTATGGAAAAAGATTTTGTCCATGTTTTATGGTTATTGGTGAAACTGCAAAAGAGCAAGAAACAAGTGAAAATAGATTATGTCCGTGTACTCCAGCTCTTACAAATGAAATACCATCAAAAGGTTCATGTCACTGTGGAATTTTTTGTACTGTTGAAAAAGCACAAGAGATTGAAAAAGAAAATGATACACATGATGCTATTGCTACACACTCAAGAGGTTTATCAAAAGATGAATGTGAAAAACTTTTAACTAAAAATGAAGTTAATTCTCAAGAGTTAGAATCATTATTAGAAGCTAGAGAATTAGGTTTTGTAAAGTTTAATTTAGTTGATACAAGAGAATGGATGGAATGGGTTGGAACAAGAATAAAAGGTACAGATTATTTAATTCCTACAACTTCATTTTATCAAGCCTTAGAAAGAATCACAGATCAAAAAAGTACTTCAGTAGTAGTTTATTGTCATAGCGGAAGTAGAAGCGCTTATTGTCAAAGAATTATGAAAGATTTAGGATTTAAATCTGTTGCTAATTTAGATTACGGTATTTCATCTTTTGGTGGACAAAGAGAAAGTGGAGATAATTAA
- a CDS encoding VF530 family DNA-binding protein yields the protein MNENPNNPLHGIKLEMIINSLVEYYGWNELGRLININSFNYEPSVKSSLKFLRKTPWAREKVEKLYLNTFIKKDI from the coding sequence TTGAATGAAAACCCAAATAATCCATTACATGGAATTAAGTTAGAAATGATAATAAATTCATTAGTAGAATACTATGGATGGAACGAATTAGGAAGATTGATAAATATTAATAGTTTTAACTATGAGCCTTCTGTGAAATCGAGTTTAAAATTTCTTAGAAAAACTCCATGGGCTAGAGAAAAAGTTGAAAAATTATATTTAAATACTTTTATTAAAAAAGATATTTAA
- a CDS encoding c-type cytochrome: MKIKLLILLLSINLFASSYGELLFNGNCITCHSTNELNKSAPTIIEIQKIYKSSFPLKKDFIHYMSTWVLNPNKETSLMDDAIEKYKLMPMLGYDKETLEEISSYLYDLTN, encoded by the coding sequence ATGAAAATTAAACTACTAATATTACTTTTATCAATAAACTTATTTGCTTCATCATATGGTGAGTTGTTATTTAATGGAAACTGCATTACCTGTCACAGTACAAATGAGTTAAATAAATCAGCTCCTACTATAATAGAAATACAAAAAATATATAAAAGTTCTTTTCCTTTGAAAAAAGATTTTATACATTATATGAGTACCTGGGTACTAAATCCAAATAAAGAAACATCACTTATGGATGATGCAATAGAAAAATATAAATTAATGCCAATGTTAGGTTATGACAAAGAAACATTAGAAGAAATAAGTTCATATTTATATGATTTGACTAATTAA
- the proV gene encoding glycine betaine/L-proline ABC transporter ATP-binding protein ProV — protein sequence MLESGLSKDEIFKKTGMTIGVQDASFEINEGEIFVIMGLSGSGKSTLVRLLNRLIEPSSGKIYIDETDVTNLNDKELIDIRRKKISMVFQSFALMPHMNIIDNTSFGLELSGISKTERYTAAQNALEQVGLGNYAESYPDELSGGMQQRVGLARALANNPDIMLMDEAFSALDPLIRTEMQDELLVLQEKAKRTIVFISHDLDEAIRIGDRIAIMQNGEVCQVGTPEEIINQPANDYVRSFFKGVDVTSVLTASHIVKKSHSTIINKESTGIKSALQYISDFDEDYCYFVEKSGKYIGLLTLESLKKQQKSNGTIHDAIINEQTINENLPISEFISDIANNIYPTAVIDNNGKYKGTISKSRLLKVFDEGVDNE from the coding sequence ATGCTAGAAAGCGGTTTATCTAAAGATGAAATCTTTAAGAAAACAGGAATGACAATAGGTGTTCAAGACGCTAGTTTTGAAATAAATGAAGGTGAAATTTTCGTAATTATGGGCTTATCGGGCTCAGGTAAATCTACGCTTGTAAGACTACTTAATAGATTGATTGAGCCAAGCTCAGGAAAAATCTATATTGATGAAACTGATGTAACAAATTTAAATGATAAAGAACTAATAGATATCAGAAGAAAAAAAATATCAATGGTTTTTCAATCTTTTGCACTGATGCCACATATGAATATTATAGATAATACATCTTTTGGATTAGAATTAAGTGGAATATCAAAAACAGAAAGATATACAGCTGCACAAAATGCCTTAGAGCAAGTGGGACTTGGCAATTATGCAGAATCTTATCCAGATGAATTAAGTGGTGGAATGCAACAAAGAGTTGGGCTTGCTAGAGCTTTAGCTAACAATCCTGATATTATGCTTATGGATGAAGCATTTTCAGCATTAGATCCATTAATTCGAACAGAAATGCAAGATGAACTTTTAGTGCTTCAAGAAAAAGCTAAAAGAACTATTGTCTTTATTTCACATGATTTAGATGAAGCAATAAGAATCGGTGACAGAATTGCTATTATGCAAAATGGTGAAGTTTGCCAAGTAGGAACTCCTGAAGAAATTATTAATCAACCTGCTAATGATTATGTTAGATCATTTTTTAAAGGTGTTGATGTAACTTCAGTTTTAACAGCATCACATATTGTTAAAAAATCACACTCTACAATCATAAATAAAGAAAGTACTGGAATAAAATCCGCTTTACAATATATATCAGATTTCGATGAAGACTACTGTTACTTTGTTGAGAAAAGTGGAAAATATATAGGATTACTTACCTTAGAATCATTGAAAAAACAACAAAAATCAAATGGTACTATTCATGATGCGATAATCAATGAACAAACTATTAATGAAAATCTTCCAATTTCTGAGTTTATATCAGATATTGCTAACAATATTTATCCTACTGCTGTTATTGATAATAATGGTAAATATAAAGGAACAATTTCTAAAAGTAGATTACTAAAAGTTTTTGATGAAGGAGTAGATAATGAGTAA
- the proW gene encoding glycine betaine/L-proline ABC transporter permease ProW: MSNDPWGNASTAQENKESSVNWMEAETNVPIEEVKDFDILNPFKDAVIPFDDWTNKGIDWLVENFREVFLAAKAPVDIVLRSIESFLLFLNPYVVILFFILLALQFSTKKLALGTLISFLIIGFIGAWDEAMITLSLVITAVLFSIIIGLPLGIWSARSDTVNKILRPILDAMQTTPAFVYLIPIVMLFGIGNVPGVIVTIIFALPPLIRLTNLGIRQVPADLIEASRSFGASSSQMLWKVQIPVAMPTIMAGVNQTLMLALSMVVIASMIAVGGLGQMVLRGIGRLDVGLAAVGGLGIVLLAVILDRLTQAMGQKDKNDKTKWFQKGPIGFMYKLTNKGKK; encoded by the coding sequence ATGAGTAATGATCCATGGGGAAATGCCTCAACTGCACAAGAAAATAAAGAATCCTCTGTTAACTGGATGGAAGCTGAAACTAATGTTCCTATTGAAGAAGTGAAAGATTTTGATATATTAAATCCTTTTAAAGATGCAGTAATTCCTTTTGATGATTGGACAAATAAAGGGATTGACTGGCTTGTTGAAAATTTTAGAGAAGTTTTTTTAGCTGCTAAAGCACCTGTTGATATTGTATTAAGATCAATTGAAAGTTTTTTATTATTTTTAAATCCATATGTAGTGATTCTCTTTTTTATACTTTTAGCTTTACAATTTTCAACAAAAAAGCTAGCTCTTGGAACTTTGATTTCCTTTCTAATTATTGGATTTATTGGTGCTTGGGATGAAGCTATGATTACATTATCTTTAGTTATAACAGCTGTTCTTTTTTCTATAATAATAGGTCTTCCCCTTGGAATTTGGAGTGCAAGAAGTGATACTGTCAATAAAATACTAAGACCAATACTTGATGCAATGCAAACAACACCAGCTTTCGTATATTTGATTCCAATTGTAATGCTATTTGGAATTGGAAATGTACCTGGAGTAATTGTTACAATTATCTTTGCTCTTCCACCTTTGATTAGATTAACTAATTTAGGTATTAGACAAGTTCCTGCTGATTTAATCGAAGCTTCAAGATCATTTGGGGCAAGTTCTTCTCAAATGCTTTGGAAAGTTCAAATTCCTGTTGCTATGCCTACAATTATGGCAGGAGTAAATCAAACTCTTATGCTTGCACTTTCTATGGTAGTAATCGCATCAATGATTGCAGTTGGTGGTTTAGGACAAATGGTTTTAAGAGGAATTGGAAGATTGGATGTAGGACTTGCAGCTGTTGGTGGATTAGGTATTGTTTTATTAGCCGTAATCTTAGATAGATTAACCCAAGCAATGGGACAAAAAGATAAAAATGACAAAACTAAATGGTTTCAAAAAGGACCAATTGGTTTTATGTATAAATTAACAAATAAAGGAAAAAAATGA
- the proX gene encoding glycine betaine/L-proline ABC transporter substrate-binding protein ProX, giving the protein MISKKILIGGLSSLLLASSLFGAKVTALKSNIAEETFQMLVVNGILEKMGHEIVSTNDVNYDIAFQTIANNANSEDVYFLASMWDPLHNSKLEALGGDKNIVTYDKFIANCAQGYLIDKKTADKYNIKYYNDLKKPEIAKLFDTDGNGKANLTGCNAGWGCEKVIEHQLDAYNLRDTVEHNQGEYSALIANTIANYKTGKPILYYTWTPYWVSGKLVPGKDVVFLQVTHSANPNTPSTKLSNGADYGFNVNNQRIASNASVKTKHKDIAKLFDIIKLDVNDISGQNMLMANGQNKEKDIERHVKLWLENNSEKVDAWIKEAKAAK; this is encoded by the coding sequence ATGATTAGTAAAAAAATATTAATAGGTGGATTAAGTTCATTACTACTTGCTTCAAGTTTATTTGGAGCAAAAGTTACGGCACTTAAATCAAATATTGCAGAAGAAACATTTCAAATGTTAGTAGTAAATGGAATTTTAGAAAAGATGGGTCATGAAATTGTAAGTACAAATGATGTGAATTATGATATCGCATTTCAAACAATTGCAAATAATGCAAATAGCGAAGATGTATATTTCCTAGCTTCTATGTGGGATCCTTTGCATAATTCAAAATTAGAAGCTCTAGGTGGAGATAAAAATATTGTTACATATGATAAATTTATTGCTAATTGTGCGCAAGGTTACCTAATTGATAAAAAAACTGCAGATAAATATAATATCAAATACTATAATGATCTTAAAAAACCAGAAATAGCTAAACTTTTTGATACTGATGGAAATGGAAAAGCAAACTTAACAGGATGTAATGCTGGTTGGGGATGTGAAAAAGTTATTGAACATCAATTAGATGCTTATAATTTGAGAGATACTGTTGAACATAATCAAGGTGAATATTCTGCATTAATTGCAAATACTATTGCAAATTACAAAACAGGTAAGCCAATTTTATATTACACTTGGACTCCATATTGGGTGAGTGGTAAATTAGTTCCTGGTAAAGATGTTGTATTTTTACAAGTAACTCATTCGGCTAATCCTAATACTCCTTCTACAAAACTTTCAAATGGTGCTGATTATGGATTTAATGTAAATAATCAAAGAATTGCTTCAAATGCAAGTGTAAAAACTAAGCATAAAGATATTGCGAAACTATTTGATATTATTAAATTAGATGTAAATGATATTAGTGGTCAAAACATGCTTATGGCAAATGGTCAAAATAAAGAAAAAGACATAGAAAGACACGTAAAACTTTGGTTAGAAAACAATTCAGAAAAAGTTGATGCTTGGATAAAAGAAGCTAAAGCTGCTAAATAA
- a CDS encoding zinc-binding dehydrogenase — MISGASGGVGSAAIQLAKARGAKVIAITSPSKFDEIKSLGASQVISRHDDIVEVLGKSSINVVIDLVAGEAWGKFLEVLKPKGRYAVSGAIAGPIVELDIRTLYLKDLSFFGCTVLEAEVFGNLIKRIENKDIKPLVAKIYPLENIVDAQKEFLKKKHIGKIVFSI, encoded by the coding sequence TTGATTTCAGGAGCTTCAGGTGGAGTTGGAAGTGCAGCAATTCAATTAGCTAAGGCAAGAGGTGCAAAAGTTATAGCCATAACTAGCCCTTCAAAATTTGATGAAATAAAATCATTAGGAGCTTCACAAGTTATCTCAAGACATGATGACATAGTTGAAGTCTTAGGAAAAAGTAGTATTAATGTAGTTATTGATTTAGTTGCAGGTGAAGCATGGGGTAAATTCTTAGAAGTTTTAAAACCCAAAGGAAGATATGCAGTTTCAGGAGCTATTGCTGGGCCTATAGTTGAACTTGATATTAGAACACTTTATTTAAAAGATTTAAGCTTTTTTGGTTGTACTGTTTTAGAAGCTGAAGTTTTTGGGAATTTGATAAAAAGAATTGAAAATAAAGATATTAAACCTTTAGTTGCAAAAATATATCCTTTAGAAAACATCGTTGATGCTCAAAAAGAATTTCTAAAAAAGAAACATATTGGAAAGATAGTTTTTTCAATATAA
- a CDS encoding LysE family translocator: MGEYSFLLAIAIVFMFGTMSPGPSFILVAKTAVSKPFNEGIGVSIGLSIGAVCFTLLAIFGLYALFETVPFLYGIFKLLGGIYLIYLAYKIWKYSHESLSMDMKLEQSKKGFFKAVLFGFITQISNPKTAIIIGSIFAALLPKELPVYSELLLCLIAFFIDAIWYCLVVVLLSTQKSQKIYLRFKKYIDRVAGTLLAALGIKLALDY, translated from the coding sequence ATGGGTGAATATTCTTTTCTTTTGGCGATTGCCATTGTCTTTATGTTTGGAACAATGAGCCCAGGACCTAGTTTTATTCTTGTTGCAAAAACTGCTGTTTCAAAGCCTTTTAATGAAGGAATTGGCGTTTCTATTGGATTATCAATAGGAGCTGTTTGCTTTACATTATTAGCAATTTTTGGATTATATGCCTTATTTGAAACAGTGCCTTTTTTATATGGAATATTTAAACTTTTAGGTGGAATATATTTAATATATTTAGCATATAAAATTTGGAAATACTCACATGAATCATTATCAATGGATATGAAACTAGAGCAAAGTAAAAAAGGTTTTTTTAAAGCGGTTTTATTTGGTTTTATAACACAAATCAGTAATCCAAAAACAGCAATTATAATAGGAAGTATTTTTGCAGCATTATTACCAAAAGAATTACCTGTTTATAGCGAACTATTATTATGCTTGATTGCTTTTTTTATAGATGCAATTTGGTATTGTCTGGTTGTAGTTTTATTATCTACGCAAAAATCTCAAAAAATTTATTTACGGTTTAAAAAATATATTGATAGAGTTGCCGGGACTTTACTAGCAGCCTTAGGTATAAAACTAGCTCTTGATTATTAG
- a CDS encoding lactoylglutathione lyase family protein, giving the protein MSNYPRAFSHIGITVPNLEEAVKFYSDVMGWYIMMGPTEVLEENSTAIGQMCIDVFGKGWGSFKIAHLSTSDTIGIELFEFPQNLTPKHEFNPYQTGIFHFCVKDPDIEGLVEKIVAAGGKQRMPIREYFPGEKPYKMVYCEDPFGNIVEIYTHSYELVYSASYK; this is encoded by the coding sequence ATGAGTAATTATCCAAGAGCTTTTTCACATATAGGAATAACAGTTCCAAATTTAGAAGAGGCAGTGAAATTTTATAGTGATGTTATGGGTTGGTATATAATGATGGGCCCAACAGAAGTTTTAGAAGAAAATAGTACAGCAATTGGTCAAATGTGCATTGATGTTTTTGGAAAAGGTTGGGGAAGTTTTAAAATAGCACACTTATCAACAAGTGATACTATAGGTATTGAGTTATTTGAATTCCCTCAAAATTTAACACCAAAACATGAATTCAATCCATATCAAACAGGAATTTTCCACTTTTGTGTAAAAGATCCAGATATTGAAGGATTAGTTGAAAAAATTGTAGCAGCAGGTGGAAAACAAAGAATGCCAATTAGGGAATATTTCCCAGGTGAAAAACCATATAAAATGGTATATTGTGAAGATCCATTTGGAAATATCGTAGAAATTTATACACATTCTTACGAATTAGTATATTCGGCTTCTTACAAATAA
- a CDS encoding winged helix-turn-helix transcriptional regulator, with amino-acid sequence MTRGNEKIYKYNEKEYKCPLEASMDLLAGKWRALIIWHLIKEDLRFSQIQKIVPGISKKVLSEHLRIMEQNELIERTVFPEVPPRVEYNITAKGKTLFEPLNYLENWARKNMKKK; translated from the coding sequence ATGACTAGAGGCAATGAAAAAATCTACAAATACAATGAAAAAGAGTATAAATGTCCATTGGAAGCATCAATGGATTTATTAGCAGGTAAATGGAGAGCTCTAATTATATGGCATTTAATAAAAGAAGATTTAAGATTTTCACAAATACAAAAAATAGTTCCTGGTATTTCAAAAAAAGTTTTATCTGAACATTTAAGAATTATGGAACAAAACGAGTTAATAGAAAGAACTGTATTTCCAGAAGTTCCACCTAGAGTTGAATACAATATTACAGCAAAAGGTAAAACACTTTTTGAGCCCTTAAATTATCTTGAAAATTGGGCTCGAAAAAATATGAAGAAAAAATAA